ACCGGCACCCGCGCCGCATTGCATTGATTGGCCGCGAGGAATTGGGGGAAAAGCTGGCTGCCCAAGGCCGCGTAGGGCACCAGCGGATCATCGATCATATTGGCAATCCACAAAGAGGTATCCTCGGGTAGCGCACAGGCAACATTCCAGGCCCCGACCACGGCCGTTGTCGCGGCAATGTCCGGCGCCTCGCAGGCGAGATGGGCCGCCATCACACCGCCTGCCGAAAAACCATTGACCAGAATCCGCTGCTCATCGATGCAATATTCCGAAGCCACCCGGGCGATCATGTCGCGCGTGAATTGCACATCATCGACACCTGCGGCCGCCGCCTCGCCGCAGCACACCCCGCCGTTCCACGAAAGGCCGACGCCGAGCCCGGCGGCCACAATCCATCCCCGCCGTTGTGCCGCATCCGGCAATTCGGTCACGGCCAGATAGGCCTCCGGGGTCGCGTTGGCTCCGTGATAGCCAACCACCAGCGGCACCGGCTGACCGGTCAGAGCGGACTCCGGTACAACCAGAGAAAACTCTCGCGCAAGCCCGCCGGACCGGATCTCCACGGAGAACATCCCGGCGCTCCCGCCGCGATCGGCGCAGAGGTTCGGTGCGGCGCTGCCGCCGCAGCCCGCCAATAGCAGCAAGAGCGAGCTCAGAAAGATTGGCTTCCAGAATCCGGATCGATCCATCCCCTGATGATGGAAGACCACCACCCACCTCGTCAACGCACGGCGATTCCCTCTTCGCCCAGCCGCAAATTCG
This is a stretch of genomic DNA from Candidatus Binatia bacterium. It encodes these proteins:
- a CDS encoding PHB depolymerase family esterase — protein: MTRWVVVFHHQGMDRSGFWKPIFLSSLLLLLAGCGGSAAPNLCADRGGSAGMFSVEIRSGGLAREFSLVVPESALTGQPVPLVVGYHGANATPEAYLAVTELPDAAQRRGWIVAAGLGVGLSWNGGVCCGEAAAAGVDDVQFTRDMIARVASEYCIDEQRILVNGFSAGGVMAAHLACEAPDIAATTAVVGAWNVACALPEDTSLWIANMIDDPLVPYAALGSQLFPQFLAANQCNAARVPVDLAANADCEAATTCVGAAPIQNCAVRGVGHHWPGGLTQPAGPFFATPAMLDFFLDQQG